The DNA window GCAAGGAGGTGCAGGCAACCCAGCCACggctttctctcctcttcctggggacagcagctcctgctctccTGCGGAGCCCGAGGGACGCCCTTCCCAAGGACATCCAGCCCGGGACAAACTTGAGAGCAGGTGGTGCAAATAAGAAACACTTATTGGGGAATTGTTTTAAGACAAGACTCTTTCAAGCAAGCAGGAGAACAAAAGATGTCTAAAGAAGTGCCCAGCATCACAGTGTAGATGAGCTCCCTGCTggagccctgcccagccctgcttgCTTCCCTGCCTGGCGGCAGCCAGCACATCCGCTTCACCCTCCGTGCTTCACCCTCTGTGCTCACTCCTGTCGATGGGAACAGCGGGTGGGGGGACACGGAAGGAAGAGGTGGTGACAGGAAGATGGCAACAGCCACGCCACTGTTATCTCCCTGAAGCCGGGAATGTGGCCCTGCGCCTGGGCAGCTCTCGGCAGGCACAGGGATGGATACATCCAACGTAAATGCCAACAGGGCTGGCAGGCAAGTGCCAGTGGCTTAAATTAAAAATCGAGGTAGCAAACATCTGAAGTGCTTTGAAAGTAAATAAGTTCTAGAGTGAAGGATGAGGAAAGCCGAGCCGGCTGCTATGGGGAGCAGGCTCTGAACCAGTTTAAAGCTGTGCCTGCCACCCCATGGCCAGTCCTCCTCTGCCCACCCAGTTTGGGGGCAGCCGAGCAGGGAGGCAGTAGCTCTGAGCGCTGGCAAGGGGCTGTATGGGTCAGGCCtctccctggccctgcagcagctggctcgGCGTCCTAGGGCCCACATGCAGGGTGAAAGTTTTTTCGGTGCTGCCAAGGAGACCTCGACCTTCTCGAGcgggaggaaagaggagaaaagagcagGACCTTCCAAGACAGAGCAGAAAGCCTCCCTTTAAAGTGCATCACATTTCTCCTCCTGCCGccagctgggatgggggaggaaCTGTAGTTCACATCGCCAGGGAGATTTCCAAGCCAAAGCAGGCACACCAACTGATTGTTTTCAAgggacagggagggaagaaattatttccttcctgcTTGGCTCTGTCAAGGCCCACTCCACCAGGAGGTGCATTCAAGACAGGAGCAGGGGGTGAGGACGTTACAAGGAGACACCTTGCCCAGCAGCCTTGCCTCGCAGCAGGCAAGGGATGGCGCTCAGCAGGAGTCAGCTTGCTAATGGGGGAGGTAAGtccactgcagagctggggaccTCGCTGCCGCCAGCAGCAGCCATGGACCACAGGGATCTCCTGCGGGCAGAGGGACTGCAGGTAGCAGCGAAGCCAACCTCCCCTGAGCTGGCATAAGCAGGGAAATGCACAGGAGGAGGAGACCAAGAACCAAGACAGTGGCATCTGATCTCCATCCCTTCCCAATAGGcatgcagcagccagctggatGTGCTTTGAGACTGGCCCTCCCTGGCCTTCATCCTCCATCGACAGACCCACCCGGGGGAGCGTCACAGAACACCCGTGCCAAACAACATGCCACAACACTGGCCATCTAAACAGGGATCTCGGGGCCCCAGGCAGGGTGTTACCTTGCCCCAGCACTCCCTGGGCCGCATACCTGAGAAGCAGGGGATTTTGTCTGGTGAGAAGTGCAGGCTTGCTCTCCCTGCTCACGCACAGCAGCTCGTTTGCAGTTCCAGTTACCCATCAAATGTCAGCTAGAGGCTACAAAAGGTAGTTTAGTCTTCTGACTCAAGCGAGGATGTTTGTAAGCAGTTGTTGCACAAGGTCATCCATCTCCTGCGAGGAGCGCTAGCCAAGCCCAGCCCGGCCTGCTCCATCCAGCCTCACCTCCGGGCGAGGGGAGAGCCGCTGTCCCCGCCGCATGCCCAGAGTCATCCTCGGGTGGGAACACGATGCAGCCTCACCTGGTGAGGCTAGAGGCAGTGGGGCAGGGCCTCCCACCCACAGGCAGCAACATCTGTCTGGCGACTCACACCTCGCAGATGATCACCGGGAAATCCACATGAATGCGAGGGTGCTCTAGTTTCACTATGCCCTAAAAGAAGAATCAGAGCAGTGAGCAGAGGAGACCACCAAACAACAGCCCCAAGCCCTGTGAGCCACCCCACGCAGACAGAGGACACCGCACCCTTGAGGAACATGAGCCCATAAAGCCGCTGTGACGCCATGTAGGCCTGAACAGCAGTGCACAAAGCGAAAGCACTTTGCCCTTTGAACTTGTCCCCAGAAAGCCAAAAGAGGAACGGCTGGCTGCCACACACGGCGGGTCCAGAGCCTAGCAGGGCGAGAAAGGagggagctgctctgccaggcactGCCCGTGCAGCAGCTGGTTCGTGACTGGCAGATATTGGTTGTCTGGGCTTTTCATCTGGCACCTTTCATTCGTGggatttaaaagaatgaaaagagcTCTCTGAGAGaaagcagccagggcagctggcaCACAAGAAAAGCAGCCTTCTATCCAGAGGGGAGGCTGCTGAATGCATGCTCCCTCCACGCCAGCTACAGGCGCCTTTCCCATGCTCTGTCCAAGTGTTCTCCTATTACAGCACCAGGAGGGCCCGCTGGCaggtgggggggctgggggtggggcaggggctCGGGAACTGCTCTCTCCAGCTCAGCTGAGCTTTCCAACCAGGGGAGTTTCAACCCACATCAGCGAGGAGTCAGTCCACAGCCCAAGCCTGCCTCTGTGAGAATGCCAGCCCAGGGAGCAGCACTGAATCCTTCCACCCAGAATTACCCGCTCAGAGGGGTCCCATCCCACCGGGGACTGCTCATCCCTCAGGGCACGCCAACAGCTCACCCCAGTTGCTCGCTACAGCCGTGCCTTTCTGCTTACTTAGGGAAGACTCCTACAGGGCCTCTCTCCAGCCCCGGTTTGATCctcctttttccccatttatGCCCCCAGCACATTCTCCTGCACCAAGACCCTCAACTGAtgtcccagcccctgcctggctTCACCCCAGTTGCTTGTTTTTAAGAGGAGATTTCTGCACTGAGGTGCAAAACACACAGCTGTCAACACCGCTGTCACTACTGAGTGGCTGGAGAAGACATGCGCACCCACGTCAGTAGGTGATGGGCTTTGGGTACTGCTCCCAAAGCCAGGGCCTAGCCCTCTGCAGTGATGCGAcaccagctgaaaaagagaagcacCCCGCACATTGGGAAGGGTGGTCAGTGATGGAGTGCCATGGCTACGCAGGGCTGCCTGGCACTCTGCACCCCACAATACACACCCAGCTGAGCTATGTTCCCCAGCCTAGCAGCTctcaagggctggagcactgctccttctctggaaaGGGGTGCTGCAGGCCGTTGCCAGCTCTCCCTCTCATGCCACAGCCTCCCTAGGTGACATGGGTGTGAGCCGGGATGCACAGGAGCCACAGCTCTGATGCAGAAGCCACAGGGGGTGAGTGGAAAGCCTTTGCCTTCCTGGCAAGAAGACATGCCAAGGGAGAAGGCAAAGCTGGGACTGCAGCTGTCACCGTGGTGCTTTGGCACTCACTTTCCCCCACCCTTCTCCACATGCTACCTGAGGTATCAGGTTCTTGTGGATCCTCTTCAGCTTGGCGCGCTTCCTCCCGTTCTTTGTAACGATTGTCTCCTCATAGAACTCGTGGGCAAGATCCCCATCCTCATCGTAATACATGGAGCTGGcgagaggagaggggaggtgggTCGGTCAGGTCCTGCCACCGGCTTCCCGCGCCCCGAGGCGGGAAAAGAGCTGGGGCAGGCCGGCACCACCGGCCACCCGCTGCCGGCCCAGGGCCTGCCCTCTCGCCCCCGCGATCCTGCCGGGGGCCATGGACTGTCACCCCCGCCGGGCGGGCCTGGGCCGACACAGCAGCggagccccccccgcccccgccgctgtcacggcacacacacacacatcccccgctccccccggccTCTCACCCGCGCCGTGTGAAGACGAAGGGGGTGGCGGCGCGGGCGGCCCGCGCCCGGGCCAGGGCCTGCTGCCCGCCGGGGCCctcggcgccgccgccgccgcccggcgccGGGGAGGCGAAAGGCCACAACCCCCGCGACTTGGAGCCGCTGGCGcccatggcggcggcgggacAGAGGTAAgcggcccggggccgcccggcGACGCAGCCCGAGCGCTCCCGGcctgcgccgccgccgcgctgcgACACTTCCGGCGCCCGCGATGCCCCCCGCACGTGACGCGGGAGGAGGTGCCCGCGTCACGTGAGAGCGGTTCAGGGCTCGCCCTCCTCGTCCCTCCCCCCGGCGCCGGCGGCAACCCCCGGCTCCTCCGGTTCGAGTCCCGCTGCTGCCCCGCACCACGTGCGGGAACCGGTGGGTCATCGTCGTCTcaccccagccctccccgccAAGGACATACTGCAGGTCAGGCCTCGTCACCCAGATACCTTTATTGGTGCTCAACACCTTGCTTCCCCCCAGGGACACTCGCTCCCCAGAGGGACACCCACTCCCCAGGCCAGCCCCATGGGGGCTGCAATAGCCCAGTGGGTCCCGGGGTAccccgctcccccccaccccagtacCCCCACCCGCCGGCAGGCAAGGGTCCCAGCACATCGCTTGGCTACAGGCATGGGCAGCACGGTCATCCCGGCGTGCGCGTGGCCAGCGCCTCCTGCATCTTCTGGCGGCAGCAGGCGTAGCGGTGCCGCAGCTGGCGCAcgtgctcttcctcctcccgcTGCAGGATGCGCAGGAAGTTGTGCAGCTCTGGAAGCGTGAAGGCATCCCACTGTGGGCACATGAGCTGCCATCGCAACGGGGACATGGCATCCCTCCGGCATGGCCGCATCCCCCAGGGGGTGTGGGTGCCagtcccctccccatccccacactCACGTTCACCTCCCCAGTCTCGTTCTCCTTCAGGACGAAGCTGAGCACCTTCTCGCTGGGACCAGCCAGCAGCCGCAGCCGCAGGGGCTGCTCATCGTCGGCCAGCTTCCGCAGGTACACTGCAACAGTGGCCACATGTCACAAGGGTTATGTCCCGACAGGGACACCGCTGCTATGGGGACATCACTACCACAGGGGACACTGCTGCTACAGGGATGCTACTACCACAGGGATGCTGCCACTACGGGGACATCACCACCACGGAGGGAATCCCTCCCATGGGGGACACGCCCATAGTGACAGGGGACACTGCCACTATGGGCATGCTACTGCCATGGGGATGCTGCCACCACGTGGACATCACCATAGGGGACACTGCTGCCACAGGGGCCCCTGCTGCCATGGAGGACAGCCCCCCCGCCACTGGGGTCACTGCCACCAAGGGAGATACCACTGCAACAGGGATGCTGCCACCAGGGTGATGCTGCTGCCCAGGCCAAGCTGCCACCATGGGGACACTGCTGCCAGGGAAGATACCACCGCCATGGGGGACACAACTACCACGAGGATGCTGCCACCATGGGGGACACCACCGCCTGGGGGACACCACTACCACATGGATGCCGCCACCATTGGGGACACCACTGCCACAGGGACGCTGACACCACAGGGGACACAACCACTGTGGGGACACGACCACCACACGGGATGCCACTGCTATGGGAATGCTGCCACCATGGGGAAGCTGCAACCATGGGGACACATCACTGCTACAGGGACAGGACTGCCCAGGGTGCTACCTTGCTCAtccttctcagacctctcaaAGAGGGCGAACTTGCGGGGGTTGTCGACAACAGTGAATTTGCGGAGGAGGGCGTCAATGACCTCGCTGGCACGGGTGTGAGAGAAGATGTGCAGGTGTTTGACGGTCCCCTTGGGCAGGTAGAAGGACGTGCGGCGCTTCACCCCCTGGGCTCGTGGCCCCGGCCGCCCTGCCCGCTTGGTGGCCGGCACTGAGACAGGACGCACCAGCTTCAGCTGCACCTTGATGAAGCCAGTGTAGGAGCCATCCTTGTTCTGGGAGACAGcggggaggggtgtgtgtgtgagtagGACCATGGCagggcccccccagcccctcccgcagccccacACCAGCCCCATACCAGGCTCATGAAAAGATTGCTGTTGATCTGGCTGTTGTACTCCTTGATCCGCTGCTCCACCTGCACCTGgtccagctctgccttctcccaCTCACTAGGCTCATCCTGCACGACAGTGTCCTGGCTGAGTGGCACTGCAGCTGAGGGAGACCCCTCCACCCTCCCTGGCATCCCGCCACCCCCCAGCCCGCCCTCAAACACCGGCTGACACACTCACAGGCGGTTGCACAGGGTTGCATCAGCCCGGCTGGTGTTGAGCTGGGCCATGCTGGGTAAGCACAGCTGAGCTCACcgtggccccagccctgctccaaggacaccagcaccaccaccagCCACCCACCCCCACCAATCCCTGAGACCACAGGGTTGGGTGAACCCACCACTAAGACACCCTGGGGCCAGGcatccctcccagcaccccaaatcAGAGACATGCCCCTGAGGCAGAGGACCGGCAGCCGCCAGCCCGGCaccggggcggcggggcaggcTGGGCGCCTGTGGGGATGCCTGGGGATtcagggcaggagggcagggccACCTGTGCTGCTGGCACCCTGCTTCAAAGTGCCAGCCCCGCAAAGGGGGAACCCAGGTGTTCTGGCTTGGCGTCCCTGCCACCGGCACCCACTAATAAGTATTTACATGGGGCTGTGGAGCTGCCATGCAGTGCTGCATGTGTCACCATGGTGCCACAGGGTTGGGAGCACCTGGGGCTCCCAGCCACGATAGTCACACCATGGCATGTGGGTGCCACCAGACCCTGCTCGGGGTCCCTACAAGAAGAGGACAGCTGAGAGGCTGCCCTGGAGACAGCTCACCCCAGCAGCCCCAAGCATTGTCCTTCACCTCCTTCGGGAGCAACTCCAGCCCCGGAAGGCCATGGGGTGGCCATGCCAGGCGGCAAAGCCCCGCTCACCCCACTGCCGCTTCACTTGCCCCACAGTGCCACATCCAACCGGACAGGGCCAACCTACCCCACAGCAGGGCCATGCTCAGCCCCACTCTTGTCCCACAGCAAAAGTGCACTCACCCCACGCGTGCCCCACGGCAGGGCCACAATCaccccctgccttccccacaGCGGCGTGACAACTGGCCTCGCACCAAGCCCACCCTCGCCTGccgcccccccagcacccagccccgaGAGGGTGCGCTCCCCCGGCTGACGTCACCTCGCCCCCCATGACGTCACGGCCAGCGGCCCGGGAACCGACCtggcggcggcgcgggcggcggccgaGGGAGGTGCGGGCGGTGTAGAAGAGCTCGGGCTCGGAGTCGGAGTCCTCCTGGCTGCAGTAGCCACTGCTGGCCGTGCTGCCCCCCGtgccccccgcgccgccccgccgcagCGCCAGTGCCCCTGCtccgcagcccccggccccgccgacCCCCACCCCGGGCACGGGCACGGCGGCGGCCACGGCCCGCCCCGCGGCCCCTCCGAGCCCGCGGGCACACAGGGATACCCGACCCCGCGCCAGCCCGGCCGGCCCCCGGGCTGGGGCCCGGCTCAGTCCGGTCCCGGCTCGGCTCAGCCCGGTCCTCGTCCCGACTCGTCTCCACCCGGTCCCGGTCCCTATCCCGGCTCAACTCAGTCCCGGTCCTCGCCGCGGCTCTGCTCTGCTCGGCTCCGCCCGGTCCCTATCGAGGTCCCGGTCCCGGCTTCCCTATCGTGATCCTGTCCCGGTTGGGCTCAGCCCGGTCACAGCTCGGCTCAGCGCGGTGCCTATCGCGATCCTGTCCCGGTTGGACTCAGCCCGGTCACAGGTCGGCGCCTATCGCGATCCCCGTCCCGTTCCCGGCTCGGCGCAGGGCggtccccttcccttccccgctcccggccccggcggcccggcccggccccgcccgcctTGGGGCTGacgcgggccgggggcggcgcggcgccggccTGCTTCCGGCGGTGATTTCACCCGCGCCCAGCGCCGCCCGCCCAGACCCGCGTGCGCCCCTGCCCGGCCCGACCAGCACGGCCTGGGCACGGCACGGTGCGGTGCAGCCCGACTCGGCTCGGCACCGCACagcccagcctggcacagcactgcccagcccagcccggtGCAACACAGTCTGGCCTAACGCAGCTTGGCATGAcacagcacagcatggcatCGCTCGGCACAGCCTGGCGTGGCACAGCCTcatgcagcccagcccagcaagGCTCGGCACAGCCTGGCATGGCATAGCAAAGCCCAGCACGCTTGCCACGGCGCAGCGTGGCACAGcgtggcacagcacagcctggcaTGATGTGACATGCCCTcacacagcacagcatggcacaACCACCCGCAGTCCGGGCAGCCCCCAGGTCGGCCACCGCCCCTGCCCACACCCTCCCTCGCAGACACGGGCCAGGCCCTACCACGTTGGtgtccttctccagctcctgctcGGTGCCATCATCCTCATCACCAGCACCCGGGGGGCCGCTGCAGTCCAGCCGCACCAGGGCCCGGCACCGGTAGTGACAGGTGAACCTGCAgtctggggatggggacaggaccAGTGTCACCACTGTGGTGCTGAGTGTCAGGGTCAGCAACTGTGCCAGGGAGGGCACTGGTGCCCAGTGGGGCAAGGGCTGGTGTGTGGTGCCAGTACCGGTGCCAGGTGCCGGCTGCCCGCCCatgctgtgctggtgctgggggcCCAAGGGGCAGCACCACGTGGGACAGggtgccctgctgtgctgctggcaggtaCTGCCATGCCTGTGGTCCCAGACTGGGCTGGCCAGAGTGGGTGCCTGATGGCTGGGATGCTCAGTGCCCAGTACTGGGGTGCCCAGTGCCTGGTATCAGGATGGCCAGGACCTGGTGGGTGTACATGGTACCAGGCTGCCCAGTGCCTGGTGTGGGTGTCTGATACTGGGATGTCCAGTGCCCAGTGGGGGTGTCTGGTGCCTGGAGGCCTGGTGCATGTGCCCAGTACTCGGTCTGGCACCAGGGTGCCTGATACCCAGTGGGGGCAATTGGTACTGAGATACCCGTGCCTGGTGCAGGTGCCCAGTACGGGGATGCCTGTGCCCAGTGCAGGTGCCCAGTATGGGAGCACTCAGTGCCTGGTGTGGGTGTCCAGTGCTGGATGCCCATGCCCAGTATGGGGACACTCAGTGCCTGGTGTGGGTGCCCAGTGCTGGGATGCCTGTACCCAGTGCAGGTGCCCAGTACGTGGATGCTCAGCGTCCAGTGTGGGTGCCTGGTGACAGGACCAGTCATAGGACACCCGGTGCCCAGTAGGCGTGCCCATTACCAGGATGCCCTGTGGTGGGATGCTCAGTGCCCAGTAGTGGGATGCCCAGTGCCTCATGGGGGTGCCCGGAGGCGGCATGCCTGTTGGTGGGATGCCTGGTGCTTAGTGGCGGGATGCCCGGTGGAGGTGGCCGGTGGCGGGATGCCCGGTGCCCGGTGGGGGGGCCCGGTG is part of the Phalacrocorax aristotelis chromosome 6, bGulAri2.1, whole genome shotgun sequence genome and encodes:
- the RASSF1 gene encoding ras association domain-containing protein 1 isoform X2; its protein translation is MELIELRELQPEPRPGRGRLERTNALRISPARRPGTGSGAHPDPRLTAAPGAGHRFEPRRRGLHTWCDLCGDFVWGGGRKSLQCRHCRFTCHYRCRALVRLDCSGPPGAGDEDDGTEQELEKDTNVDEPSEWEKAELDQVQVEQRIKEYNSQINSNLFMSLNKDGSYTGFIKVQLKLVRPVSVPATKRAGRPGPRAQGVKRRTSFYLPKGTVKHLHIFSHTRASEVIDALLRKFTVVDNPRKFALFERSEKDEQVYLRKLADDEQPLRLRLLAGPSEKVLSFVLKENETGEWDAFTLPELHNFLRILQREEEEHVRQLRHRYACCRQKMQEALATRTPG
- the TUSC2 gene encoding tumor suppressor candidate 2, with the protein product MGASGSKSRGLWPFASPAPGGGGGAEGPGGQQALARARAARAATPFVFTRRGSMYYDEDGDLAHEFYEETIVTKNGRKRAKLKRIHKNLIPQGIVKLEHPRIHVDFPVIICEV
- the RASSF1 gene encoding ras association domain-containing protein 1 isoform X1, producing the protein MELIELRELQPEPRPGRGRLERTNALRISPARRPGTGSGAHPDPRLTAAPGAGHRFEPRRRGLHTWCDLCGDFVWGGGRKSLQCRHCRFTCHYRCRALVRLDCSGPPGAGDEDDGTEQELEKDTNVDEPSEWEKAELDQVQVEQRIKEYNSQINSNLFMSLNKDGSYTGFIKVQLKLVRPVSVPATKRAGRPGPRAQGVKRRTSFYLPKGTVKHLHIFSHTRASEVIDALLRKFTVVDNPRKFALFERSEKDEQVYLRKLADDEQPLRLRLLAGPSEKVLSFVLKENETGEVNWDAFTLPELHNFLRILQREEEEHVRQLRHRYACCRQKMQEALATRTPG
- the RASSF1 gene encoding ras association domain-containing protein 1 isoform X3; this translates as MSLNKDGSYTGFIKVQLKLVRPVSVPATKRAGRPGPRAQGVKRRTSFYLPKGTVKHLHIFSHTRASEVIDALLRKFTVVDNPRKFALFERSEKDEQVYLRKLADDEQPLRLRLLAGPSEKVLSFVLKENETGEVNWDAFTLPELHNFLRILQREEEEHVRQLRHRYACCRQKMQEALATRTPG